One part of the Parambassis ranga chromosome 8, fParRan2.1, whole genome shotgun sequence genome encodes these proteins:
- the cldnk gene encoding claudin k: MATTGMQLLGLILSLVGWVGGLIVCAIPLWRVTAFIGNNIVTAQIIWEGLWMNCIVQSTGQIQCKVYDSLLALPSDMQAARGLTVFSILLCGLALALGVLGVKCTKCIGINSLKARIARISGALFAIAGFLYLVPVCWTAHSIIRDFYDPHVAAPHKRELGPGLYIGWGASALLLIGGSLLYAGSSPPGIPGSPTFSSGESSPRRAPATQVKGYV; this comes from the coding sequence ATGGCAACAACGGGCATGCAGCTGCTGGGCCTAATCCTGTCCCTTGTGGGTTGGGTGGGTGGTTTAATAGTCTGTGCCATCCCCCTATGGCGGGTCACTGCCTTCATCGGTAACAACATAGTGACAGCTCAGATCATTTGGGAAGGCCTTTGGATGAATTGCATAGTGCAGAGCACAGGTCAGATCCAGTGTAAGGTTTACGATAGCTTGCTGGCTCTGCCCAGCGACATGCAGGCCGCCCGTGGCCTCACCGTCTTCTCCATCCTGCTCTGCGGCCTGGCTCTGGCTCTGGGGGTCCTAGGAGTCAAATGCACCAAATGCATCGGCATAAACAGCCTTAAGGCTCGCATCGCTCGCATTTCTGGTGCTCTCTTTGCCATTGCAGGGTTCCTTTACCTCGTGCCTGTCTGCTGGACTGCCCACTCTATCATCAGGGATTTCTACGATCCGCATGTGGCCGCTCCACACAAACGTGAGCTCGGGCCTGGCCTTTATATCGGCTGGGGGGCTTCGGCCCTGCTCCTCATTGGGGGATCTCTGCTCTATGCGGGGTCAAGCCCCCCTGGTATCCCTGGCTCTCCCACATTCAGCAGTGGAGAAAGCAGTCCTCGAAGGGCACCTGCCACACAAGTCAAAGGTTACGTCTAA
- the btr02 gene encoding bloodthirsty-related gene family, member 2, translating to MTATLSLLPEKHFLCYLCRDIFTSPVTIPCGHSFCLSCLCNYWTRHQIKYCPDCRRVFTDRPDLSVNRILADVSEKYRKTRPQKPPDEEMVVDIEEMIQERQQKIERLKYSLEHQKSSYLREVRESQKVFSALVQAMEKSHKAVVVAIEEKQKQEAKRVDALVHEIEDEIQNLRRQMAEPDPQVSDQSEDLKDVTTMKDWSKVTIETDPCVGVTRRALSDIMEKIKMEVNRLSKAELKRTEKYIVDVNLSAKTAHPFLWVSDDRKQVRHTDKLQEVPDNPKRFDRVANVLAKEGFSSGRCYWEVEVGEKIEWTLGVAGQSINRKGKFTVCPANGFWTLSLKVGGQYLVNTSPVTLVALEQRPKKVSVFVDYTEGRVSFFCADSGVHVHTFTDTFTDRLHPFFSPGRLHGGKNAAPLIISSSFCSI from the exons ATGACCGCTACCCTCAGCCTCCTCCCAGAGAAGCACTTTTTGTGCTACCTCTGCAGAGACATCTTCACCAGCCCGGTGACCATACCATGTGGACACAGCTTCTGTTTGTCCTGCCTCTGCAACTACTGGACACGACACCAGATCAAGTACTGCCCCGACTGCAGGAGGGTGTTCACTGACCGGCCGGACCTCAGCGTCAACCGCATTCTGGCTGATGTCTCTGAGAAGTACAGGAAGACCCGGCCACAGAAACCACCTGATGAGGAAATG GTTGTAGACATTGAGGAAATGATTCAGGAAAGGCAGCAGAAGATAGAAAGGCTGAAATACTCTCTTGAGCATCAAAAG AGCTCCTACCTGAGAGAGGTGCGAGAGAGTCAGAAGGTCTTCTCTGCCCTTGTACAAGCCATGGAGAAGAGTCACAAAGCGGTTGTGGTTGCTATtgaggagaaacagaaacaggaggCAAAGAGGGTGGATGCACTGGTGCACGAGATCGAAGACGAGATCCAGAATCTGAGGAGGCAGATGGCCGAGCCTGATCCGCAGGTTTCTGATCAGAGTGAAGATCTAAAGGACGTCACCACG ATGAAGGACTGGTCTAAGGTTACCATAGAAACGGACCCTTGCGTTGGGGTCACTAGAAGAGCATTGTCAGACataatggaaaaaataaagatggaggTCAACAGACTCTCTAAAGCTG AACTGAAGAGAACAGAAAAATACATAG tggaTGTCAATCTAAGTGCTAAAACGGCCCACCCCTTCCTCTGGGTCTCAGATGACAGGAAGCAGGTGAGGCACACGGACAAGCTTCAAGAGGTACCGGACAACCCCAAGCGCTTTGACCGCGTGGCAAACGTGCTGGCTAAAGAAGGCTTCAGCAGTGGCAGATGCTACTGGGAAGTGGAGGTTGGTGAAAAAATCGAATGGACCTTAGGTGTTGCAGGACAGTCCATAAACCGGAAGGGGAAGTTCACTGTCTGCCCCGCCAACGGTTTCTGGACTTTGAGCCTCAAGGTGGGAGGCCAGTACCTTGTTAACACTTCTCCCGTCACCCTGGTGGCTCTAGAGCAACGACCCAAGAAGGTGAGCGTGTTTGTGGATTACACAGAAGGCCGTGTTTCCTTCTTCTGTGCGGACTCTGGAGTTCACGTTCACACCTTCACCGACACCTTCACGGACAGGCTTCATCCTTTCTTCAGTCCCGGTCGTCTGCATGGTGGCAAAAATGCTGCTCCTCTCATCATCTCCTCTAGTTTTTGCAGCATCTAA
- the LOC114439291 gene encoding GTPase IMAP family member 4, with amino-acid sequence MDKRKKGSAVELRLMVVGSSGPSQFLLTNAIFGREEFSKDVTSISGSVKNSGELAGRRVVVINGPNIYDKDISRAKRKMELRRSKCLCMPGPHALLVAFDMEKISPNDMKTSRLMKKRFGRHCLRHCMVLLAYEGSLEGAVLEDRVKKTDWHLRELIEKYDGRFHVFSKNWRDRSQERELLQKIERMVASLGGAYFSSRTFQKAEDCVKKEEKRLRKKRAAEIEKTWTEMEKQYIAEELYCQKDTYTANVGTEIRAKAEMDNGWLRTSLARGLGTGVVVGAVMGALVGCIEGPGGMVLYGIIGGAVGGSAGGTAQVAIEHMENRVAPPARLNFNSIFINRFFAAPRT; translated from the exons ATGGATAAAAGGAAGAAAG GCTCTGCTGTAGAATTGAGGCTCATGGTGGTCGGTAGCAGTGGACCCTCTCAGTTCCTTCTAACCAATGCCATATTTGGGAGGGAGGAGTTTTCTAAGGATGTCACCAGCATTTCTGGCAGTGTAAAGAACAGTGGAGAGCTGGCTGGTAGGCGAGTGGTGGTCATTAATGGACCAAATATTTATGACAAAGATATATCTCGGGCCAAGAGGAAGATGGAGCTGAGACGGTCTAAGTGCTTATGCATGCCAGGCCCTCATGCCCTTCTTGTTGCTTTTGACATGGAGAAAATTTCCCCAAATGACATGAAAACGTCCAGACTGATGAAGAAGCGCTTTGGAAGACACTGTCTGAGACACTGCATGGTCCTCCTGGCCTATGAAGGAAGTCTGGAAGGAGCTGTACTGGAAGACAGAGTGAAGAAGACTGACTGGCACCTGAGGGAACTGATCGAGAAGTACGACGGACGCTTTCATGTCTTCAGTAAGAACTGGAGGGATCGAAGCcaggagagagagctgctgcagaagaTCGAGCGGATGGTGGCCTCTTTAGGAGGGGCCTACTTCTCCAGCAGAACTTTCCAGAAGGCAGAGGACTGTGTAAAGAAGGAGGAAAAGAGGCTCAGGaagaagagagcagcagagatagAGAAGACGTGGACTGAGATGGAGAAGCAGTACATAGCAGAGGAGCTGTATTGTCAGAAGGACACCTACACTGCCAATGTCGGTACAGAAATCAGAGCCAAGGCAGAGATGGACAACGGATGGCTCAGAACCTCTCTGGCCAGAGGACTGGGGACAGGTGTTGTTGTGGGGGCAGTGATGGGGGCACTGGTTGGGTGTATAGAAGGGCCCGGAGGGATGGTCCTCTACGGTATCATAGGTGGGGCGGTGGGTGGATCAGCAGGTGGAACAGCACAGGTGGCTATAGAACATATGGAGAACAGAGTGGCTCCACCTGCCAGACTCAACTTCAACTCCATATTCATCAATCGCTTCTTTGCAGCTCCACGAACGtga